CCCAACCCATGGCAGGTCGCCTTCATTGCCAACTACGCGTTCTCCAAGCGTACCGACGTGTACCTGACCACGGCCTACGCCAAGAATGCCGGCCTGATGATGGAATCGCTGGCCACGGTCTACGCCAACAGCCTGTCTCTGGGCAACAGCTACGCGCTGGCCAACGGGCAGAGCAACATGTTCGGCGCGGCAGTGGGCATCCGCCACAAGTTCTGACAACGCGTCTCGCAGCATCGACCCTGCAACCGATGCTCTTTTGCGGCCGCCCGGATTCCGGGACGGCCGCTTTTTTTTTATGGGTGGTGGTTGGGGGTGCCTCCGGCGGCCACGAGCCGAAAGCGCCGTTGCTGGCGCTTCAATGCCGTGTCAGCGGCGCAAAAAGCCGTGGACGATGCCGGCCGCATGCTCCGGCCCGGTGACCAGGAAGAGGTGGCCGTCTTCGACCATCTGCAGCGTCGAGTCGGGAATGCGGGCTGCCAGGATCCTGGCATTGACCGGCGGCACGATCGGGTCGTCGCTGCCGTGCATGACCAGCGTGGGCTGTCGCAGCGCGCCCAGCCACGGCAGGCTGCTCCAGCCCCACGCCGCCAGCAGTTGGTAGAGATAGCCGCGCCCGGGCGGTGGCTGCATGTGCCGGCCGTGTTCGTCGAGCAAGTCCGGATCGCGGCGGAAGGCGCCACCGTAAAGGTCGGCGCCGATTCTGCGCAGGTATTGCGGATCGGTATAGCGCCGCACGCCGATCATCTTGGTGAGCACCGACAGGCTGCCCGGCACCATGAGCACGCCGGGCGACGTGGCGGCAAGCACCAGGCGCCGGCATCGCGCGGCATAAAGCCGGGCAAACTC
This genomic window from Cupriavidus sp. P-10 contains:
- the phaZ gene encoding poly(3-hydroxyalkanoate) depolymerase: MTTTDAGTHAGHKLQVLTVDLDGQVVKAGIRPGSDAGPPLLIFNGIGANLELLAPFVDALPGIEVILFDVPGAGGSPAPVLPYRLSSVCVLADRLLSHLGYQGQVDVLGVSWGGALAQEFARLYAARCRRLVLAATSPGVLMVPGSLSVLTKMIGVRRYTDPQYLRRIGADLYGGAFRRDPDLLDEHGRHMQPPPGRGYLYQLLAAWGWSSLPWLGALRQPTLVMHGSDDPIVPPVNARILAARIPDSTLQMVEDGHLFLVTGPEHAAGIVHGFLRR